A DNA window from Mya arenaria isolate MELC-2E11 chromosome 17, ASM2691426v1 contains the following coding sequences:
- the LOC128223341 gene encoding uncharacterized protein LOC128223341 has translation MRNIKTIVVVCLVVFVVSLIVGYTKWNMIPSSSPSPINKYDLRILVIVYNRAQSMLRLLNSIKEANFDGDNVKLEVWIDRSKAGVVDTLTGKTAEEFVFMHGHYEVLKHSQHVGIYGQWFATWKPRANSSEIAMILEVDLTVTFHFYKYLKLVHSKYDNIPEIKFKYLKCFKNWFAQVNQDKTFQPYVVGNVVTVWYKTFQAQGHKGLTANWLEAGLHYSGNASKPSDYENLPDQPKHIDLKGVVQY, from the exons ATGAGGAATATCAAAACTATCGTGGTCGTATGTTTGGTTGTGTTTGTGGTTTCGCTTATTGTGGGATACACCAAGTGGAACATGATACCGTCGTCATCCCCTTCACCGATCAATAAGTATGACTTAAGGATACTGGTAATCGTATACAACCGTGCTCAATCAATGTTACGTCTGCTAAATTCTATCAAAGAGGCCAATTTTGATGGTGATAACGTCAAACTGGAGGTGTGGATTGACAGATCGAAGGCAGGGGTTGTGGATACATTAACAGGAAAAACTGCGGAAGAGTTTGTATTCATGCACGGCCATTATGAGGTCTTAAAACATTCACAGCATGTCGGAATATACGGACAATGGTTTGCGACGTGGAAACCAAGAGCGAACAGTTCTGAAATCGCCATGATTCTTGAGGTTGACTTGACAGttacttttcatttttacaaatactTGAAATTAGTGCATAGTAAATATGACAACATACCTGAAat AAAGTTTAagtacttaaagtgctttaaaaat TGGTTTGCACAAGTGAATCAAGACAAGACATTTCAGCCGTACGTTGTCGGAAATGTGGTTACCGTGTGGTATAAGACGTTCCAGGCCCAGG gACACAAAGGTTTGACCGCTAATTGGTTGGAGGCTGGGTTACACTATTCTGGAAATGCAAGCAAGCCATCCGATTACGAAAACCTTCCAGATCAACCAAAACACATTGACCTGAAGGGAGTTGTTCAATATTAA